ACAACAGCAAGGCGTTAATGAGCAATCCAAACTCTGCTCTGGGCAAATGGCTTTTGCGCGATGTTCTCAATCTTTCGGAGCGGGAACTGCTGACTTATGACAAACTTCAGGCAATCGGGCTTGATACTGTCGTTATCTACAAGACTGATAATCATACTTATGACATTGATTTTACGCGCATTGGGTCATACGAAAAGTTTTTGAATGAAAACGGTGAATCCGGCGAGGAGGAAATCTCTGACGATGAGGAGGAATAATCGCTATGGACAAAATAACGAGGGAACAACGGAGCCGAAATATGGCGGCTATTCGGAGCAGAGGAAATCAGACTACGGAAATTGCTTTTTCAAAACTGCTCCGAGCAAACAAAATTACAGGCTGGCGCAGACATAGCCGCCAAGTTTTCGGCGTTCCCGATTTTATTTTTCAGAAGGAAAAGGTGGCGATTTTTATAGACGGCTGCTTTTGGCACGGGTGTCCGCGGTGTAAAACACAACCAAAAACAAATACAAAGTATTGGAAACAAAAAATCGCCAACAATCAAAAAAGAGACAAGCAGGTCAAAAAACAACTTATTCGGGACGGGTGGAAAGTTTTTCGGTTTTGGGAGCACGAGGTAAAAAAGAATCCGAATCGTGTTATGGACAAGATTGTTTTTTGACCTTTCCGCCGCAAATTTAGGCGAACAGGCAAAAAGGAAGGGGATTGGGGGGAAGGAATTTTTGCCCGCCCGAGCGTCAGATTTCGTTTCTGCCACGCGAAGCGCGGCAATCGGTCAGATGTTTCGTTCAAAAAATGTTCGAGCAGAGTCGTATAATTCCACCAGATAGCCCCTCAAAAATCAAAAAGTTTTGTGTTGGTGTATTTATACAACCACGCTCGAACGCATTTTACCAAGAATTAAAAATACCCGTAAAAAATCCTTTACAAACCCTATGCGTTTTCCTGAGCATCAAGAAACACTCCCATCCTGTTCCATTTTTGCCACCTAAGCTCCGACTTGGTGACGATTTTTTTTATGCTTTTTAAAAGGGCTTGGTACTCTACCAAATCCATAAAATAGAATAACAGCCACGCAGTTGGTGCCAACAACACCAGATTTCGATGAAATTTTACCTTCGGATCAGAAATTATTTGAAGTACTATTACTCCCGTTAGCAGTGTAATGACAAATGCGAGTGGTACAAAGTCATTTGTATAAAACGTATATGTATAAAAGATTATGAGCAGAATACCCTCGCATAACAGTAAGAGTTCCGCAAAAAGAGCTATCGGAAGAATAAGAAAGCTTAAGTAAGATTTATGCGTCTTTCTTAAACTAAAAAAAAGACTTCGGTGTTTCCAAAATGTGAGCAACCGACCAAGCTTCCAACGAAGGCGTTGCTTACACAAACTCATAAAATCTGATGGTCCCTCAGTAAACACATACGCATCGGATGCGTAACGAACATGATACCCGAAAGCTTGTAATCGTGTAGAAATTTCAATATCTTCAGTAATCATATTTACATCAAAATTACCGATTTCGGCGAACACGCTTTTTCTGTATGCGGCCGCGGCACCTCCAACTATATACACAGCGTTAAACAGTGAGTCTGCTCGTTTAAAATAAAAGCCGTAAAGATACTCGAGTTGTTGTATTAAACAAATTGGATTTGATCGATTACCAATGACAACGTTTCCAGCAACAGATGCAACGCGCATATCGGCAAAGTGTTTTACAATATTCTTAATGGCATTTTTATCCATAATGCTATCTGCATCAACGGTCATAACGATCTCATTAACTGCAACTTCGAGCGCTTTATTTAATGCTCGTGCCTTGCCCCCATTTTTAATTTTCAGATAACGAATTTGTACCCCCGAATAAAGATTCTCTTTTTGACACTTGTTCAAAAAATCTGTCACTGTTTTGTGTGTATTGTCTGTTGATCCGTCATTTACCACCACAAGTTCCATCTTTGGATATTTTGTGTTTAATACGGACTTTATCGTCTTCATAATCCCAACCTCTTCATTCCATGCAGGAATTATAACCGAAACGCTTGGGAAAAAGTTTTCTTGCCTTCGTATCGATCTGGCGTGTTCAACTACAGAATAAAAAGGTGCTATAAGTAACTGTATAAAATATTTTAGGATAATTGGGGCAAATAAAAGCAATACTAAAAATCGAATCGACTCAAACCCTTCAAGGGGTACAAAATCTTTTGACCACGCAAAATAAAACACCAGTATTGTTGGTATATAAAGAAATAAAACAAACGACACAACAACTAAGGATTGTTTAAAATTACGGAAACTCATCATATAGCTTAAGTTACAAATATGACCCATTTAATTACTTTTGTCAATAAATATTTATAAATCGCCGAATCAGATCTGGATTAAATAAGTGCAGGTTCCGGCTTCTTCTCTGCATCTTACCCGGACAATTTGTCGTTCAAATGTTTTTACGCATTCCATTAAACCAATTATATTCGTGTTTTTCAAGCATAAAATCCAACGATCTTAACGATTGTATGAGTTTGACTCCCATCCGTAGCACACTTTACAATACTATCTTCATATAGTATCATACAAAAAATTGCCCCCATGGAGGATGCGATGCAACCAAAATCAGGGAACCGGAAAAGCGCATGTACTGCGCCTAAACATCCACGGCGTTTAATACGCCATTGGCCGGATAGGGCTCATAAGGTTAGGGTTCACGTCAGTAATCTACCCCCTGACCTTCGAGATGGCCAGCGTACGTTATGGAAGGAGAGATGCGGCGATGTTGTGTTTGTCTAAATCATTTTAAGAAGGAGGAAAATTGTGGCCGATAAAATGACGCGACGTCAAGTCATTCAGATGGCTTATGTTGCACCTCTCGTGCTGACTTTACCAGTAACCCCGTCATTTGCCATGACGGGGTCGGGGGCTCCCCATTCCCGGAGACGTCCCCACATAAACAGACCACGTATAACTGGGAGAAGGAATGTGACAAAAATAGTCACTCAATCACATCCCGGTAGCCGAGTAGACAGAGAGTAGGACGTTCCCAGGAACGTCCTTTTTTATACGTTTATACCACACAATATAAGTAAATTTTTAAATACATTTGCAACCACAATAGGTCCTACGCCGCCGGGCACGGGCGTTATGAGAGCGGCTTTCTTTTTTACCGAATCAAAATCCATATCCCCCCGTAACACTCCCTGCACCGGTGTTGTGCCTACATCAATGGCGCACACTCCTTCTTGTACCATATCTCCCGTAATAATCCCCGGAGATCCCGCACCTGTAACAATAATATCTGCATTTTTTGTGTAATATATGCTGTCTTTCGTATACTTATTTATGGTTGTGATGGTGGCGCCTTCACGCAAAAACCATTCGCTAACCAATTTCCCCACCAGCATACCAGACCCTACAACAACAACACGCTTGTCCCGCAATACATACGACGCATCATGGCGCAATAAAATTTCTTTTACCGCTCCCACTACGGGCGGCAGAATAATTGATGACCCCACATTAAAATCTCCAATGCTCCGGGCAGATAACATATCGACGTCTTTCTCCGGCGTAACAGCATTGAGTACTTTCTGTACGTTTCCTACACTATCCGCAAGAGGCAACTGTACAATAACGCCATTATTTTCCGGTACATGCACAAGTTCTGAAACGCGATCGCGCAAAGAACGTGCCGACATTGCATTCAGTACCTCATCATACACCCGCACATCTACGCCTATTTTTTTGCCAAATTCCTCTTTTTTGCGCACAAATGTCTTTGTTGCCGGATCATGCGTCGTAAGAACAATAGCTAGTCGTAATTTTTTACGGGACATCTGAATCTTTTCCCGCAGAGTGTCCGCAATATCTGCCGATATTTTTTTGCCGTCAATTATCATAGCGTATTACCACCTTAACCTGTAGATGATTAATTTATATTTTCCCATACCTTTTTCCGTTATTGGGCACATTTCCGCACTTCAGCCAAAAGAATGTCGTCAATATTTTTTGCTATTCGAATCATATCCTTTTCCCGCATTCCCTGGGTTGTGACGGCGGCCGTACCTAGCCGAATGCCGGAGGGATCAAACGGACTACGAACATCAAACGGTATAGTATTTTTATTCACAATAATACCATTCTCCTCTAAGCAATTACTTGCCACTGCTCCCGGCACACCCCGAGACATTGTATCTACCAGCAATAAATGATTATCCGTTCCTCCTGAAACAATACGCCATCCTCGCTTCTTTAATTCCCCCGCTAATACCTTTGCATTGGCAACTATATGACGAGCGTATGTTTGAAACGACAAACGCATAACCTCATGAAGCGCCACTGCAACGGCGGCAATTTGATTTTCATGCGGTCCTCCCTGAAGACCCGGAAATACAGCTTTGTCGATTTTTTTTGCGTATTCCCGACGTGAAAAAATAAGAGCACTGCGCGGTCCGCGGAGCGTCTTATGCGTTGTCGTTGTTACAACATCCGCGTAAGGAAAAGGCGTTGTATGAGCGCCCCCCGCAACAAGACCCGCAATATGCGACATATCTACCATCAAAAGCGCCCCGCATGCATCTGCCATAGCGCGGAATTTTTTCCAATCGATTTTGCGCGGATATGCCGTAAAGCCGGCTATAATAAGTTTTGGTTTTTCCTGTATTGCAATCTTTTGCAATGCATCATAATCCAAGCGTTCCGTTTTTTTATCCACTCCATACGGCACCTGCTTCCATATTTTCCCCGTAATACTGACTGCCTGCCCATGCGTTAAATGTCCTCCCATGGGAAGCTCCATGCCCATAATCTTTTCTCCCGGAGGAACCAATGCCAGATATACCGCAAGATTTGCCGGAGACCCTGAATAAGGCTGTACATTTACCGTCCATTTTTCCGGATTCACCTTAAATGCCGCGAGTGCTCGCCTTTGGCACAGAACCTCAATATCATCAATAACAGCATTTCCCCCATAGTATCGCTTATGCGGATATCCTTCCGCATATTTATTATTCAGAACTGATCCAAGAGCTTCAAGCACGTCAGCAGACACATAATTTTCAGATGGAATAAGGTTGATAACGCCTTTTTGACGTTTTTCTTCCGCGTGTATTAATTTTTGAATTTCTTTGTCTTTCATAATGCATGATTATTATTCCGCCTGGTTATTCAATAATTCAATCAATTTATGTTTTGGAAGCGCTCCCGTGCGCAGTATCCGAGGCGGCGATACCATAAAATCAATTACCGCCGATGGGCTATTGGGTGGCAGATCACCGGCATCTACAATAAGATCAGGCTCCATTCCTCCTTCAAATTCATCAATAACATCTCCAATCTTCGTGTATGGTCCACGTCCCGATGTATTCGCACTTGTACCAGTAATGGGAGACCCGAATGTTTCCAGAATTTTTTTAACAAACGGATGAAATGGAATACGAACGCCCACCGTCAAACTTCCGCCTCTCAAGGAAAGCGGTACCCATCCCCGTGCAGGCAATATTGCCGTTACCGAACCAAACGATTCTATGCGTTCTTTTAGTGACTCATTAGCAACAGCAACTTTATCCATCATAGTAAAGTCTGATACAAAAATGGGCAGTGCCTTTTCAGCCGTACGCATTTTAATTTTGAATATACGGTCTATCGCTTTCTCGTTCCATGCATCGGCGATGATGCCGTATACGGTATCCGTAGGAACGATGACAACACCTCCGTTTTTAATAATCCGTATTGTCTCCAAAACTGCAGAGACTTCGTGAGTCGCATCAAGAGGAATAATACGCATAGCTCTTCTATTATACCATATTCCGCAACATGTCTTCTGCACGCACCACATCTTCGGGGTATCCTATTACAATCCACTGCGAAGACCGCACCGTATGAAACGTATGTCCATCCTCAAGCATTGCCATAATTCTGTCCGGAATATATTCTTCTCCATCACGAGGTTGAGCAACATAAGAAAAAATGGCATTACTCAATAAAAGAACTCCCGAAGATACAAGGTTTGATTTTGGCTTTTCAGGCTTCTCATCAATACGAACTATCCTTCCTTCACTGTCTGTTTCTATAACACCAAATTTTCTCGGATCATCAACTTCATCAATCAGCAAGCACGGTGACCCTTTTTCTACACATGCACGAACACCTTCCTTTCCATGAATATCATCCGCATACATTACCATAAACAATGGTTCATTTTTTAAAAACTGCTCGCACAAAGCCAGTGCCGCCGCCGTACCTCCCGGCTTTTTCTGTTCAATATATGTAATGGGCCGTCCCCGCCATGAATCTCCCAAAAAATCTTCTATCTGATTTCTCTTATAACCCACAACCAAAATAAGTTCCGTGATGACATCGGGAAGCACATCAAGCTGATACTCCAGGAGTGTGCGCCCTAAAACACGTACCATCTGTTTTGGCATTGTTTCTGTAAGCGGACGCATGCGACGCCCCTCTCCGGCTGCTAATATCACTGCCTTCATAAAAATACCTTACTGATATAACACAATTTGTATCATAAACCCTCCAAGAAAAAAAGCCCTCGCATGAGTATTCATCTCCGCCCTATAAAACAAAATTAATCAGCTTGTCCGGCACAAAAATTACTTTCCGTATCGTACCGGCATCCAAGAAACCCATTACGCGCTTTTCCTGGCGGACAAGTATTTCTGCCTCTTCTCGCGTACTCCCACGGGGCATTTCTATTGTGGCACGTACACGCCCGTTTACCTGCACAACCAGGTTATAGGTTTCTTCCATAAGATATTTCTCATCATAAGCGGGCCACGTGGCTACATGAATACTTTTTTTCTCTCCGAGCATATGCCATAGTTCTTCCGTCATGTGAGGCGCGAACGGCGCTGTAAGCTTAAGCAGTATTTTTACATCAGATGCCGTTACATTATTCTTACCCGCCTCAAACGCATTAAGTAAAATCATACATGCGCTAATTGCCGTGTTATATCTTAAATTGGCAATATCATCCGTAACTTTTTTTATAGCGGCGTGGGTATCTTTTTCAAAAACACTCTTTTTTCCGGAATGCACATTATGCGAAAGTCGCCATATTCTTTCCAAAAAACGTGTAATCCCCAAAATACCCGTATCTTGAAAATCTCCCCCTTCCGCAAAAGGACCTAAAAACATAAGATACATGCGAAGAGCGTCCGCTCCGCATTTTTTTATATAATCATCCGGATTAACAACATTACCCTTCGATTTAGACATCTTAGATCCTCCCTTAATAAGAAGTCCGTGAGCACGAAATTTCTGAAATGGCTCTTCAAACGTGATCATACCTCCGTCATAGAGAGCCATGGCAAAAAACCGCACATACAACAAATGTAGTACCGCGTGCTCCGCACCTCCTATATACATATCAACGGGAAACCATTTCTTTGTTATACCCTCATGCCACGGCCTTTTTTTCTCCGTTTGTGAAGGATAACGCATATAATACCAGGCGGAATCGAGAAACGTATCCGATACATCCGTTTCCCGCCGCGCCATTTTTTTGCATTTTGGACATACAACCTCGTAAAATGATTTTACTGATGCAAGAGGAGATGTGTCATTTCCGGTGGGACGGAAATTTTTTATATTGGGAAGCATAACCGGCAAGTCATTATTAGGCACCGTATACCATCCCGGCATATCCTTTCTTTCTCCCGCACCCTTTTCTTTGCATGACACGCAAAAAATCATAGGAATGGGCGGTCCCCAATATCTCTGTCGGGAAATGAGCCAATCACGTAAACGATATGTTATTTTTTTCTTTCCCTCTACGGCCTTGATAATTTTTGTTCTTGCCTCTAATGAATCCATCCCATCGTATGGACCGGAATTAACAAGCCGTCCATGGCCTACATATGCCTCATCATCATCCACAATACTTTTTCGAAGACGAACCGCCATGTCATCCGCAGTATCGGCATGTGCATCCGGTTCCACCACCGGAACAATATTAAGCCAATATTTTTTTGCAAAGGCAAAATCGCGCGTATCATGCGCCGGCACCGCCATAATGGCACCTGTTCCCACATGCCCCAACACATAATCGGCAACCCATACGGGAATAGGTTCCTTGGTTGCCGGATTAATCGCCCGAACGCCCTCCAATTCCACGCCCGTCTTTTCTACTTTATCCCGCATGCGATCCTCTTCCGATTTTTTCTTAGCAACCTTGATATACTCTTTTACTTCTTCTTCATTGTTAATATCCAGTTCATTATTCATGAGCAAAGGATGCTCCGGACCTATCACTAAAAACGTAGCGCCGAAAATCGTATCCGCCCGCGTTGTATAAACCTCAATTGAAAGTTGAGAATGGGAAATGGGAAACTGAATCAGCGCACCTTCTGATTTTCCAATCCAATTTTTTTGTGCAATCTTAACTTTTTCAGACCAATCAATTGTATCAATACCGGAAAGAAGGCGCTCCGCATATTTCGTTATCTTAAAAAACCACTGCTCCAATTCCTTTTTAATGACAATGGTATCACACCGCTCACACTCACCGGCAATAACCTGTTCATCAGCAAGCACTGTTTTGCACGACGGGCACCAATTTACCACAGCTTTTTTTCTATACGCGAGTCCTTTTTTGAACATAACGGTAAAAAGCCACTGCGTCCATCGATAATAATCCGGATCATATGTTTCCAACCGTTCTTTCCAGGCAAAGCCGTTTCCAATCATTTCAAGCTGTTTATAAAAACGCTTTTCCGAAATTTTCGCCTGTGTTATGGGATGTGTTCCCACCTTAAGCGCGTAATTTTCCGAATGAATACCAAAACCATCCAAACCAATTGGCTCAAACACATCATATCCCTGCATACGCTTAAACCGTCCGTATACATCCGCTCCGGTAAATGCATACATATTCCCGACATGTAATCCTTCTGCCGAAGGATACGGGAACATCATCAAATTATAAAAAGGATTTTTTGCCGTTTTTAGATTTGGTTCATATATGCCGGATGATGCCCATTTCTTCTGCCATTTCTTTTCTGTACGCGCATGATTATATGCCACTACTCGCTTTACCGAAGACCGTTTTTTAAGAGTTTTTTTTGGCAAGGATTTTACGCTCTTTTTTGACATATATCAACGGTACCCAAAAATAAGAGTTTTGGGTACTTGACTTTATATAATAAATATGGTTTTAATACATATCATATTAATTATTCAGGAGGTGTGTTATGAAAATAAAACTACTGGCGGTAGTTTTATCGTTGACAACGTGTTTCCTTTTTTCGCACGCTTATGCCGAAGGGAAAAACAGGGCTGAAGAAATTTCTCGGGTTATAATACAGGTAAATGACCTTCAAAAAAAGAAGGATACGTTCATGAAAACAAGTCCTTCTTCTTCAGCTAAGGAGCTTGTTGCTGACATACACGAAAGAATGCTGAAGGCGAAAGATCTTACCCTAACGGCTTGTGCCAATGAAAAAACATATCATGAATGCACAAGTCGCCTAAGTACACTCGAAAGGCTCATAGCGCTGGAGAAGCGAATACTAGACGATCAGTCTCCGGCAATATAAGCCGTTAACCTAAGTCCTTCGGGACTTTTTTAGTTGTAATATTTCGGATTACATGCCAAACACCGTACGGGTATTTCTTACAAGTTGTATAAACACATCTTCTTCGGGAAGCTCTTTTATCTCCGCAATACGGCGCGCGGTGTGCTCCACATATAACGGTTCATTGCGTTTTCCACGGTACGGCACGGGAGATACATATGGCGCATCGGTCTCTACCATGATCCGTTCAAGCGGCGTTTTTTTCACTACTTCATCGTAATCATGCGTAAAGGTAAGTACGCCCGTAAAAGAAAGGTGAAAATTTAAATCCAAAAATTGCCTTGCAACATTCCACGATCCCGCAAAAAAATGGACATCCCCGCCGATTTCTTCTCCCCTTTCTTCCTTAAGTATGGCAATTAAATCTTCGTATGCATCTCGGCAATGGATCATAAGCGGTTTACCTACATCACGCGCAAGCCCCACCTGCGCCCGAAATACTTCCTTCTGCTTTTGTTTTAAATCTTCATCCATACTGTTCGATTCCTGATTTTTGCCTCTAAAATAATCAAGTCCGCATTCCCCGATGGCTACCGTTTTTGGGTTCATGGCAATTTTTTTATAAGCATTATAGTCAAATTCTTCTACGCGCGATGTAAAGCCGGGCACGGCATCTCCCGCATCGATCTCATTCTTATCAACATATGTTTCCGATAAATGAATGGGATGAAGCCCTACGGATGCATAAATTCCCTCTTCGTATTTAACCGCATATTCCACCGCGCGTTGCGAAGTGTCAATTTGTGAGCCCACTAAAATAGTCCAAACGCCTCCGTCCAACGTGCGCTTAATAACCTCATTGCCGTCGTTTTTATAGGCGTTAAAGTTTATATGAGAATGGATATCGATAAATCTTGGATTCGACATGCTGTGTTTTTACTGTTTCCCTTGTGCCACCCCCGTCCAGCGTGCCACGAGCGGCGTGAGTGGCGGCTCAATAATAAGCGTAAGTAAGATAACCCACATGCCGATAGCTATCACGAAATCAGACTGAATAGCACCGGCAGTGGATGCAATAATTAACAACACGGCGGCTATAATACCCGTTTCCCGAACGAAGCTAAGAAACAACAGATCTCCCACATAAAACACATTACTCCGAAACCATGGAATGAGAGATATAAAAACAACTAAAGGACGTACTATGAACATAAAGAGAAGTGCTGAAATAATACCCAGGGGAGCCAAGTCGATAAGAATAGCAAACGGCACCAGGGCACCTAAAATAATAAAGACAAAAGGTTTTACCAGATGATCAAGAAAATTCTCATAAAAATGGGATGCTTTTTCAGCTTCTCCGGATACGTCAGTAAGAAGTCCGCTTACAAATGCCGCAAGAAATCCCGCACCGCCCAAGCTATTTCCCACCACAAACGTAATTACGGGAACCGCCAACAAAAGAGCCGGGTCCCCTTCCCCCGTATCACGGTAGAACTTTTTAAGAATACGGAACCCCGCATACCCTATAAAAATACCGGATATAATTTGAAGTGAAAGAGCATCATACGCCGCCTTATTAAGAAGAGGTGAAAATAAGGAAAACACGGTAGTACCCGCCGTAAGGGGTACAGATACAAATGCAATTAAAAGAAATCGCGTTAAAATACTCCCGCTAATGTCGGTAAGCGCGCTTTCCGCAATAGCGATTTGCTTTATGAATGCCCGCTTAAACCGAAGGACTTTTAACGTAGGGATAATGGCTGTCGGATCGGTGGATGAAAGCGCCGCTCCTAAAATAACAATGGAAGGAAGAAGAGCATGTTCGACATATCCAAAGGATGATACGAGAAAAAACAGAAGAAAAGAAAACCCAACGGCAGAAACTGCCACTCCGACAAGAGACAGTGATGCAATCGGAAAGAACCATTTACGAAAATTTTTAAATGGAATTTCCAATCCTCCCGCAAAAAGAACAATAGCGGCAAATAACTCAACGGCAATCTGTAAGCTTGATGTCCCATTCGTAAACGGACTCAATAGCTGTTGCATGGCCATACCCGCACAAATTGCCCAAACAAACGACGGTATTGCCGTTTCTGGAGCAATACGATTTACGATATAACTTACAAAAAGCGCAATACCGAGAACAAGCGCTTGAAACTCCGTACCATCCGTAATATGAGAATCTCCACCAAGTAAAATACCTGCTCCCCAAGAAAGAAGGGTAAGAAAGACGATGAGAGTAAGGTACGGAACAAAACGCTTCATAAATTAACGTAAATGCCTGTTATGAGACATATATTATCCGATACGAGGGAACATCTGTTCCCGTTCCTTGATTGTATACTCATTTTGATCTGAAGGAATGCCTTCCTTATCCACACCAAGCATGGCACGGATAGACGCGCTCGTTTGCGGCATAAATGGAAGTAATGCATATGCCACCGTATCAATACCTCTAAGAAGCTGCCATAATACCACCTGTGTTTTTTCCTTGTCCGTCTTAATAAGCTTAAACGGTTCGTATGTTTGAATATATTTATCCATCATATGAATGATCCCCCAAACGATGTTCATCGCCTCGTTAAGACGATATGTTTGCATGTGTTCATGATACAATGGCAGTATACTGCGCTCCACCTCGTACAATAAACTTGTTCCTTCCACCGAAAGATGCTCTCCCTTTGCATGAATAAACGCAATATCAGAAACAAGAGGTGCTGTAGTAAGAAGATCATCTGCCGGCTTTGCGAGATATCCTTCAAAATACGCTTCAACCATCTTTGTAACACGACTCACCACATTCCCCAGCCCGTTTGCCAAATGAGCATTATATGCTTCCGTAAAACGATCTTCCGTAAAATCACCATCTTCAAATGTGGGAATTTCCCGCAACAAAAAATACCGGAGCGAATCAACGCCATACTTATCGATGAACGAAAAGGGATCTATGACGTTCCCCAAAGACTTGGACATTTTTTTTCCTCCCGAATTAATAAACCCATGCGCCATTACACGCTTCGGAAGCGCAATGCCCGCGGACAAAAGCATACCCGGCCATATAAGTGCGTGAAAGCGCAGAATATCTTTTCCGATTACATGCATGTCGCACGGCCAATACGTTTCGAGTTGTTTCGTATTGTTTTCGCCAAATCCCAGAGCGGTTATGTAATTTGAAAGCGCATCACACCACACATACATTGTTTGCGTATTATCTCCCGGCACCGGCACTCCCCATGATATGTCTTTGGCAGGACGCGAAAAACTTACATCTTCAAGTCCTTCATTTAAAAAGGTGAGCATTTCATTTTTACGAAAACTCGGTATAATTTCAAGCTCCCCCGATTTGATACGTTTTTTTATTTCTCCGGTATACCGAGAAAGCCGAAAAAAATAATTTTCTTCCTCCACATCTTCGGGCTCCTTTCCATGATCCTGACACACACCATCCACTAGATCTTTTTCCGTAATAAATGCCTCGTGTCCCACACAATACAATCCCCGATAAGACGCCTTATATATATCTCCCGCCTTTTCAAGACGGCGCCATAATTCCTGTGCTCCTGGCCAATGACGCTCCTGATCGGACGTACGGATATATGCCGTATGCGACGCATGCACCTTATCCGCCAATGCGGTAAATAAAGAAGCGTGCTCATCAACAAATTCTTTTGGAGACTTGCCAGCTGATTCCGCGGCACGGGCGATTTTTGCTCCATGTTCATCCGTTCCTGTAAGAAAAAAAACATCGTCCCCCTGAAGACGCCGGTAACGCGCGATTGTATCCGCCTGTAAAAGCTCCATTGCATATCCCACGTGCGGAGGTGCATTTACATATGCAATGGATGTTGTTATGTAAAATTTACTCATTATATTTTTAACGCTTTGTCGAAAAATATTTTTTATCGAGCGTATTTCCTCTAATTCTCAAATATATGCTTATCGCGAGCAACATCGTTAACGTACTCAACTATGGCG
This window of the Candidatus Ryanbacteria bacterium CG10_big_fil_rev_8_21_14_0_10_43_42 genome carries:
- a CDS encoding leucine--tRNA ligase, with the translated sequence MSKKSVKSLPKKTLKKRSSVKRVVAYNHARTEKKWQKKWASSGIYEPNLKTAKNPFYNLMMFPYPSAEGLHVGNMYAFTGADVYGRFKRMQGYDVFEPIGLDGFGIHSENYALKVGTHPITQAKISEKRFYKQLEMIGNGFAWKERLETYDPDYYRWTQWLFTVMFKKGLAYRKKAVVNWCPSCKTVLADEQVIAGECERCDTIVIKKELEQWFFKITKYAERLLSGIDTIDWSEKVKIAQKNWIGKSEGALIQFPISHSQLSIEVYTTRADTIFGATFLVIGPEHPLLMNNELDINNEEEVKEYIKVAKKKSEEDRMRDKVEKTGVELEGVRAINPATKEPIPVWVADYVLGHVGTGAIMAVPAHDTRDFAFAKKYWLNIVPVVEPDAHADTADDMAVRLRKSIVDDDEAYVGHGRLVNSGPYDGMDSLEARTKIIKAVEGKKKITYRLRDWLISRQRYWGPPIPMIFCVSCKEKGAGERKDMPGWYTVPNNDLPVMLPNIKNFRPTGNDTSPLASVKSFYEVVCPKCKKMARRETDVSDTFLDSAWYYMRYPSQTEKKRPWHEGITKKWFPVDMYIGGAEHAVLHLLYVRFFAMALYDGGMITFEEPFQKFRAHGLLIKGGSKMSKSKGNVVNPDDYIKKCGADALRMYLMFLGPFAEGGDFQDTGILGITRFLERIWRLSHNVHSGKKSVFEKDTHAAIKKVTDDIANLRYNTAISACMILLNAFEAGKNNVTASDVKILLKLTAPFAPHMTEELWHMLGEKKSIHVATWPAYDEKYLMEETYNLVVQVNGRVRATIEMPRGSTREEAEILVRQEKRVMGFLDAGTIRKVIFVPDKLINFVL
- a CDS encoding hydrolase TatD, coding for MSNPRFIDIHSHINFNAYKNDGNEVIKRTLDGGVWTILVGSQIDTSQRAVEYAVKYEEGIYASVGLHPIHLSETYVDKNEIDAGDAVPGFTSRVEEFDYNAYKKIAMNPKTVAIGECGLDYFRGKNQESNSMDEDLKQKQKEVFRAQVGLARDVGKPLMIHCRDAYEDLIAILKEERGEEIGGDVHFFAGSWNVARQFLDLNFHLSFTGVLTFTHDYDEVVKKTPLERIMVETDAPYVSPVPYRGKRNEPLYVEHTARRIAEIKELPEEDVFIQLVRNTRTVFGM
- a CDS encoding methionine--tRNA ligase translates to MSKFYITTSIAYVNAPPHVGYAMELLQADTIARYRRLQGDDVFFLTGTDEHGAKIARAAESAGKSPKEFVDEHASLFTALADKVHASHTAYIRTSDQERHWPGAQELWRRLEKAGDIYKASYRGLYCVGHEAFITEKDLVDGVCQDHGKEPEDVEEENYFFRLSRYTGEIKKRIKSGELEIIPSFRKNEMLTFLNEGLEDVSFSRPAKDISWGVPVPGDNTQTMYVWCDALSNYITALGFGENNTKQLETYWPCDMHVIGKDILRFHALIWPGMLLSAGIALPKRVMAHGFINSGGKKMSKSLGNVIDPFSFIDKYGVDSLRYFLLREIPTFEDGDFTEDRFTEAYNAHLANGLGNVVSRVTKMVEAYFEGYLAKPADDLLTTAPLVSDIAFIHAKGEHLSVEGTSLLYEVERSILPLYHEHMQTYRLNEAMNIVWGIIHMMDKYIQTYEPFKLIKTDKEKTQVVLWQLLRGIDTVAYALLPFMPQTSASIRAMLGVDKEGIPSDQNEYTIKEREQMFPRIG